Proteins encoded together in one Hevea brasiliensis isolate MT/VB/25A 57/8 chromosome 16, ASM3005281v1, whole genome shotgun sequence window:
- the LOC131168885 gene encoding G-type lectin S-receptor-like serine/threonine-protein kinase LECRK4 codes for MASSLACLLFFLFLLPCLVLAQKTGMIGVGDSLIAGDNGAQSWLSPSGDFAFGFRQLEKRDLYLLAIWYNKIPDKTIAWFANGDDPAPAGSQVKLIAHRGLVLTSPQGTEIGKSGMLWGAAYGFMNDTGNFIISSSGSEILWQSFDHPTDTLLPGQALERLSPELTLGWGGQMLSSRLTETNFSRGRFQFRLIIDGNAVLNTNNLPTGFPYDAYFWSDTVDSNLSNAGLRVVFNESGYLYVLRANGTRQLLTRGKVVPAAENYHRVTLNFDGVLVQYWHPKSSTGNGGNWSIIRSMPDNICTDIVGGQGTGPCGFNGVCQLNIDERPICSCPQRFSLLDPNDSHGGCRPDFYTQSCEEDVSNSPEDFDFLELENTDWPTSDYERYLPYNMEECKKACGEDCFCSVIVFREGNCWKKKLPLSNGRQDAEVNGKAFIKVRKDNYTRRRPLPGPPPFPYGNKNKDSLALVLYVLLGGSVLVNLVLSLCSFFFYHNKSKRIPQSIERTAESNLRCFSYEELFIATDGFKEVVGRGSFGIVYKGVVEMGTKVPVAVKKLDKIVEEGEKEFRTEVKVIGQTHHKNLVQLVGFCDEGQHRLLVYEFLRNGTLANFLFKEAKLNWNQRTQIAFGIARGLAYLHEDCSTQIIHCDIKPQNILLDDHYDAKIADFGLAKLLLLDQSQTFTAIRGTKGYVAPEWFRNMPVTVKADVYSFGVLLLEIICGRKCVDTEVSAERAILTEWAYDCYEDGIISALFENEEEAMNDMKKLKRFLEVAIWCIQEDPALRPTMKMAILMLEGIVEVTAPPCPCPFTTVVG; via the coding sequence ATGGCTTCTTCTCTTGCTTGTCTTCTCTTCTTCTTGTTTTTGCTGCCATGTTTAGTTCTTGCTCAAAAAACAGGTATGATAGGGGTGGGAGACTCCCTCATTGCGGGTGATAATGGAGCACAATCATGGCTTTCTCCTTCAGGGGATTTTGCTTTTGGGTTTCGCCAGCTTGAGAAAAGAGATCTTTACTTGCTGGCTATATGGTATAACAAAATTCCTGACAAAAccattgcctggtttgccaatgGGGATGACCCTGCACCAGCGGGATCCCAGGTAAAGCTAATTGCTCATCGTGGGCTAGTTCTTACTAGCCCTCAAGGCACAGAGATTGGGAAATCTGGTATGTTGTGGGGTGCTGCCTACGGTTTCATGAACGATACAGGCAACTTCATAATATCAAGTTCAGGCTCTGAAATTTTATGGCAGAGCTTCGATCATCCTACTGATACATTGTTGCCTGGACAGGCACTGGAGAGATTGTCCCCTGAACTGACGCTGGGGTGGGGTGGCCAAATGCTCTCTTCTAGACTAACGGAGACCAATTTCTCCCGTGGAAGGTTTCAGTTTCGTTTGATTATAGATGGAAATGCTGTGCTTAATACAAACAATTTGCCTACTGGTTTTCCATATGATGCCTATTTCTGGAGCGACACTGTAGATTCTAACTTATCAAATGCTGGGTTGCGAGTGGTATTCAATGAGTCAGGTTACTTGTACGTGTTGCGAGCAAACGGTACACGACAGCTCCTCACTCGAGGAAAAGTTGTCCCGGCTGCAGAAAATTATCACAGAGTAACTCTCAATTTTGATGGGGTTTTGGTCCAGTATTGGCACCCCAAGAGTTCCACTGGAAATGGAGGTAATTGGTCTATTATTCGTTCCATGCCAGATAATATCTGTACTGATATAGTTGGAGGACAAGGAACTGGGCCTTGTGGCTTTAATGGTGTCTGCCAACTTAACATAGATGAGCGGCCAATCTGTAGCTGCCCACAAAGATTTTCTCTACTTGATCCAAATGATTCTCATGGAGGCTGCAGACCTGACTTTTATACTCAATCTTGTGAAGAAGATGTGTCTAATTCCCCAGAAGATTTTGATTTCTTGGAGCTGGAGAATACCGATTGGCCAACATCTGATTATGAGAGGTACTTACCTTATAATATGGAAGAATGCAAGAAAGCATGTGGCGAAGATTGCTTCTGCAGTGTAATTGTGTTTAGAGAAGGAAACTGCTGGAAGAAGAAGCTGCCACTGTCAAATGGTAGGCAAGATGCAGAAGTTAATGGAAAGGcatttataaaagtaagaaaagatAATTATACACGAAGACGACCTCTTCCAGGACCTCCTCCGTTCCCCTACGGAAACAAGAACAAGGATAGTTTGGCCCTTGTGTTGTATGTGCTCTTAGGAGGCTCTGTGCTCGTCAACTTGGTATTGAGTCTTTGTTCTTTCTTCTTTTACCACAACAAATCCAAAAGGATCCCTCAAAGTATAGAAAGAACTGCAGAATCCAATTTGCGGTGCTTTAGCTACGAGGAGCTCTTTATTGCGACAGATGGCTTCAAAGAAGTGGTAGGAAGGGGGTCTTTCGGCATAGTTTATAAAGGGGTAGTAGAAATGGGTACTAAAGTTCCAGTTGCTGTCAAGAAATTGGACAAAATAGTTGAAGAAGGTGAGAAAGAATTCAGGACTGAAGTCAAAGTGATTGGCCAAACCCACCACAAGAATCTAGTCCAGCTTGTAGGATTTTGTGATGAGGGACAACATCGATTGTTGGTATACGAGTTCTTGAGAAATGGAACACTGGCAAACTTCCTTTTTAAAGAGGCAAAACTCAATTGGAACCAGAGAACCCAGATAGCATTTGGAATTGCCAGAGGACTTGCATACCTACACGAAGACTGTAGCACTCAAATCATCCATTGCGATATAAAGCCTCAAAATATTCTGCTAGATGACCATTATGATGCCAAGATTGCCGATTTCGGATTGGCAAAGCTTTTGCTGCTGGACCAGAGCCAAACGTTTACTGCTATTAGAGGAACCAAAGGGTATGTTGCACCAGAATGGTTCAGGAACATGCCAGTCACAGTAAAGGCTGATGTGTACAGCTTCGGAGTCTTATTGTTGGAGATAATTTGTGGTAGGAAATGTGTGGATACAGAAGTGAGTGCAGAGAGAGCAATTCTAACTGAGTGGGCTTACGATTGCTATGAAGATGGAATAATAAGTGCTTTGTTTGAAAATGAAGAGGAAGCCATGAATGATATGAAGAAGCTTAAGAGGTTTTTGGAGGTTGCTATTTGGTGCATTCAGGAAGATCCTGCTCTAAGACCAACCATGAAAATGGCAATTCTGATGCTTGAAGGTATTGTTGAAGTTACTGCTCCGCCGTGTCCATGCCCATTTACCACTGTAGTTGGTTGA